In Thermoanaerobacter uzonensis DSM 18761, one genomic interval encodes:
- a CDS encoding DedA family protein: MNFETIANLFALHGYIIIFSILTIELIGAPTPGETLLTYCGFLVFQGKLNYFLTIIIATVAVITGITTSYFLGILLNETIIRKYGKYIHLTPKNLEKAHKWFDKYGNHLLLFAYFIPGVRHITGYFSGITRLSFLKFAVHAYPGALIWITTFVTLGRFLGYNWTLIHTHLKKYFILGGIALLIAIFIYYKYILKNKQPPDSDNKA; encoded by the coding sequence ATGAATTTTGAAACCATAGCCAATTTGTTTGCTTTACATGGATACATCATCATTTTTTCTATTTTGACTATAGAACTAATTGGAGCTCCAACTCCTGGTGAAACCCTTCTTACTTACTGTGGTTTTTTAGTTTTCCAGGGCAAGCTAAATTATTTTTTGACTATAATAATCGCTACAGTCGCTGTTATTACAGGCATAACAACTTCTTACTTCCTTGGTATCCTTCTAAATGAAACTATTATAAGAAAATACGGCAAATACATACACCTTACTCCCAAAAATTTGGAAAAAGCTCATAAGTGGTTTGATAAATATGGAAATCATTTGCTTCTCTTTGCCTATTTTATTCCAGGTGTAAGGCACATAACAGGATATTTCTCTGGCATAACAAGGCTATCATTCTTAAAATTTGCAGTACATGCCTACCCTGGAGCATTAATATGGATAACTACATTTGTTACATTGGGAAGATTTTTAGGATATAACTGGACTTTAATCCATACACATCTTAAAAAATATTTCATTTTGGGCGGCATAGCTCTTTTAATAGCCATTTTTATTTATTATAAATATATTTTGAAAAACAAACAGCCACCCGATTCAGATAATAAAGCGTAA
- a CDS encoding helix-turn-helix transcriptional regulator has protein sequence MLLKNKIREYRLKKGMTQQQLAEAVHVSTRTIISLEQGKYNPSLMLAYRLAVLFGTTIEDLYCLEENMKEEDKKYENKK, from the coding sequence ATGTTATTGAAAAATAAAATACGAGAATATAGATTGAAGAAAGGCATGACTCAGCAACAATTAGCCGAAGCTGTACACGTCTCGACAAGAACCATTATTTCATTAGAACAAGGAAAATACAATCCATCACTAATGCTGGCGTACCGCTTGGCTGTTTTATTTGGGACAACAATTGAAGATTTGTACTGTTTAGAGGAAAATATGAAAGAGGAGGATAAAAAATATGAAAATAAAAAGTGA